The Rattus rattus isolate New Zealand chromosome X, Rrattus_CSIRO_v1, whole genome shotgun sequence genome has a window encoding:
- the LOC116889114 gene encoding putative protein FAM90A26, with translation MENQNLQNRREAAGQRRPLPEENPRVKCRDCGAFGHTVRSRKCPIKCWDGAKAPLPLGVKKEKENRDPQKKPQNPQSLEPANETEREREERERLEKRKKALLLRFPKKPPEKRPQSWKDTTHSGDYLRRPSRPTFIHISRKMSLNHTQASVPGDEKSDGQPVCHTAPSTEDANIVVPLEEENFQTLDVPSVPKTAFGHSDEDPAVGENPSDQSMEYHIHQVSEAAFQVQEIGHMFNTQSPAQHSDEDKHYHLYSAEHTDNQETKLSFKATSKRSFYICTQIIQNSTKKFRLSSYQAPKKSTKRPMLEPSQPVSCSSTSGVEPKGLPEGANVEQQPPHNRARLNFTQPHAESHHSLTSHVPVQPLRMVFTRLRNDYWSSKILETSSFQITEKKISPLKISLSLKHSGGLSFWVPRK, from the coding sequence ATGGAAAATCAGAATTTACAGAACCGGAGAGAAGCAGCTGGTCAGAGACGTCCTCTACCAGAAGAGAATCCCAGGGTGAAATGCAGAGACTGTGGGGCCTTTGGGCACACTGTAAGAAGCAGAAAGTGTCCTATCAAGTGTTGGGATGGGGCCAAGGCACCACTACCCTTGGGagtaaagaaggaaaaggagaaccgGGACCCTCAGAAGAAGCCGCAGAATCCCCAGAGTCTTGAGCCAGCgaatgagacagaaagagagagagaagaaagagaaagactagagaagaggaagaaggctcTCTTGCTCAGATTTCCCAAGAAACCCCCAGAGAAGAGGCCACAGAGTTGGAAGGATACAACGCATTCCGGTGACTATCTGAGGCGCCCGAGCAGACCAACATTCATCCATATAAGCAGGAAAATGTCTCTGAACCATACTCAGGCTAGTGTGCCAGGAGATGAGAAATCTGATGGCCAACCTGTGTGCCATACAGCACCTTCCACAGAAGATGCTAATATTGTCGTGCCTCTTGAGGAAGAAAATTTTCAGACCTTGGATGTCCCTAGCGTGCCAAAAACAGCATTTGGCCACAGTGATGAGGACCCAGCTGTCGGTGAGAATCCATCAGACCAAAGCATGGAGTATCACATCCATCAAGTCTCAGAGGCTGCCTTCCAAGTGCAGGAAATAGGCCACATGTTTAACACTCAGTCACCAGCCCAGCACTCTGATGAAGATAAACATTACCACCTGTATTCTGCAGAGCATACAGATAACCAGGAAACTAAACTCAGCTTCAAGGCAACCAGTAAGAGAAGTTTCTACATCTGCACCCAGATTATCCAAAATTCTACAAAGAAATTTCGACTAAGCTCCTACCAAGCACCCAAGAAGAGCACCAAAAGGCCTATGTTAGAGCCTTCCCAGCCTGTGTCATGTTCTAGTACCAGTGGAGTTGAACCAAAAGGATTACCTGAAGGGGCCAATGTTGAACAACAGCCTCCACACAACAGAGCTCGCCTGAATTTCACCCAGCCTCATGCTGAGTCTCATCATTCACTGACCAGCCACGTTCCAGTGCAGCCCCTCCGAATGGTCTTCACTAGATTGAGAAACGACTACTGGAGCTCCAAGATCTTGGAAACTTCCTCATTCCAGATTACTGAGAAGAAGATATCTCCTCTTAAGATTTCACTCTCCCTGAAGCACTCTGGAggtctgtctttctgggtcccTCGTAAGTAG